The Cryptomeria japonica chromosome 6, Sugi_1.0, whole genome shotgun sequence genomic interval AAAATTTCTCTAAAATGTACTGAGCAAGCCCTGTTCTAAGAAGTTGGCCGAAGCAATCTTGAAGATGGCTATTTTCTTGCATTGATCTCACATTAAAAACACCCCCAGCTCGCCCAAGCCTGCAGTACTCTTATCAACAATTGACTTTGAATATTGCAACTCCATCTAAGGATTTCTGAACGTACTTGTCTGTTGCCAACTTACACTACAAAATGTTAATGAAGTTTAATAAAGAATCTTCCAAGAGTTGGTCATtatgaatgcttgaaataaaatcGTTTGTGTGCAGTGTTTGCCAACATAACTTATTGGCTAAAAGATTATGTAATCTAATGCATATCTCTTCTTCTTTGTTCAATCGCATTATTTGCCATATTGGTCTCTTGGAAGACGTGATTGGTGATGAAATACTCACGCATGATTTGCCATATGCTCCATCTCATTCGAATTCCAATTGGCAAATTTTCTATTGTGGGTGGCATTGATACAGTTTAGAGAACAACTCCTAtcttaattttttttgatattctTCTTCACACACAATTTGAGATCTTCATATGATGcttctatttcatcttctttcattattAGTTTCAGAAGGTAGTTTTTTTTAGAGAGCCCCATTTCATTTAAATTATGCAACATTCACTTAAGACTCATAGATTACCTATTGAGGCTCCATTGAAATTAAGCCTCGGTCAGGCACTAAGAAGAATTATTTATTTagcattttcttttttttgattggtCTAAAGGTTCGTTTGAAACAAAATTATATAGAAGTTTGAgcaatttacatttttcattatctAATCATCTCATTATGTGAATGATCTAGTCCAACATTGAATTACATCATGTAGATTTAGACAAATCATCATCAAAATAtgtgaataatttaaataaaatgtttAGAACAAAAGCAGTTAATGCAAAGTTTTTCCTCAAACTTCAACTATTTACATTCAAAATGGAAGATAAAATTATTATATCAGATCACATAAAAAAATTGAGGTCTCTCATTAAACAATTGACAAAACTTAAGGCTCTAATAGATGATGATGCTAAGACTATTTTGTTAAACATATGCCTTCAAAATATGATAATGTTATTTTTACACtttaaaataattttgaaacattagaaaaaattatttcaatctttttaacaaaagaaaaagaacaaatgtAGAAGAATTAGAAGTTGACAACAAATGCAAAAGATTTAGAAGTTGATTCTCAACATGAGAATGTAAACGATACTCACAAGACAATGATAAAAAGAGGGAATTGAGTATTATTATTGTAAGAAAAAGGGCTATAATACAACTTGGACTTGTAGAATGGATGTGTTAaacttagaggatccggttaatactgagaggaggggtgaatcagtattaacaacaatttcaaacttataaaacttcaccaaatcaatcataaactagtaataaacttTTTACCATTACCGATAATCATTGATTGCCAATTGTTAAACTGATTTAACaaactgctcattaagtgttcatcatcacgcataaactgaaagtaaatcaaatcaacacatcaaaaaaattcaccacatgaacaccatgtttttcacttggaaacccaaatagggaaaaaccacggtgggaattggtacccacaaaaattgtgcactctttcagaatgcgccctatTAAGAGCCTAGTTCAGTTAGGATcttacaaagatgccctattaggagcagaccctgttaggagtcacccggttaagggatttagatgatgagccctattaggagctttgacctattaggatcaacctcgcatgAGGATTTAACACTAAGATGttgagctactcggttaagggatttacaatgtaaggcctattaggacctacccggttaagggattttgacttttgcaactgttagggaacaacagtgaatgatctgggtatagcacttaactactttcttgatcagatctaattCTGCTCCAAATTTGCTACACTCTGGTAGATTTCTCACACTCTGGTtcaacttcacactcttctcaaaaccaccatcacaacaaacatcaactgtactgacctaaataacctttacaacttagttggttacaaaaccctaagacttacaaaaCATAGATCGTcgtagatctttacaactcattacatatCATCAAATGggtcattacaataaattacaaatcaattacagtcgttgaatgattaCCGCACctcgatctgatacactttcaaacccttagctcattccattAAGCACTTCGCACGTTCCCAAGAAATTTTCTCTTTGAtcgtgccaaaacatcattcaaatacTTCATGCAGTTTcaaccacatcatcaccaacttatAAACATAATGTGATCCACcgccgaactcaaaatcattaccggtaaTAAGAATTGAATATtggttcttaaaccctagcaaaaatacaacataaatcataaacatgactttcggtaaccaaaacatgatgcggttctggtcagatacatattacaatgatacaaactcacattccaagcTACAACATTTCAAgcatcaccaatcaccagatctaatcaaaacatttcctcgtttaccgattaaggtcctaattcttagTTCACTATCCTCAATACCGATAAGGCATtttcggtagaccaaaaagactaagatgacaaaatacaacatagtaaacatcagttgccatcaatgacaacacaaataacttatCAAAGTCATGCAaacatgcaatctcaatctcttcatcacaatgtcatcacaaacaaccatttaccagtttagtcatcattcttcatctgcatcagttatgccaatcatgccaacatgatGCTTAGTTTGGGCCTTCACAATTGGAGGTTGGTGGCATTAGTGGTTTTTATCATCTCGAGTCAACTTCTTTCTCAAAGACGATGCTAATAGAATTGAAATATACATATATTGTGAAGTTTGTTTTTGAAGACAAATAGGGATTGGGTGAACTTAATAGGGATTGTTGTCTGGATGGTTCAAGAGTTTGTGGATTTGGGGAATTATACCCTTCTCAACTCATCATGAGGCAACTTGATGGAGCAATAAATTGTTGTCCAATAATTCGAGGGATCTAAGATTCAAGAGTTCAAATAGATGGTAATCTAATAACTTGGAATTTGGCTGGGGAGCTACATCCTTTTGAGGGTTACTAGGCAACTTGATGGTTACATGTGGTTCAAGATttgttattttaaagaattttttttaaagagtTCGTTTGTTTATTTCGATCAGCATGTTTTTGTTGTGTAAAATGTAAACTTTAAGAGAGGGTGGTTGAATATTAAGATTTACATAATAAAGTCACCTTAGTGACTCATAgtttatttttgttatttaataATTAGCAATGTTCCAGAGAGTTTCCTAGTGGGGGGAGGTAGGGACAAGTTTTGGGGAttgggggaccaagggcctaaatttggggatgaCAAGGGAATGGTGGGGGAGCGATGATGGAACAGTGGTGGGGGGTGGTGTTGATATAAAAAATAGAGGTGAAATGTAATTTTTAAGGCAAAATCTACAATATAACATCTTTGTGAGTGCCCCATGAAAGGTCAACAAGCTTTCACAAAGTTAAAGTGTTGTTGGGAGACATTTCTCCAAATCCCAAAGTCTCAAAAATGTCCCCCTACAAGAAATGCGAGTTTTTTTGGGGAGGGCGCATCCCCTGAAAACACTGATAATTAAACATATTTGTGTAAATTGATAGtttgaaaaattaattatattgaaaatacattataaaaataatattataatatattcaagcataactttaaataataaacAATTATTCCTATTTTCTACTGTGCAAACGTAAATGCTTGTTGATTTTTCCATTACAATccaaccaaaattttgcacatctaCCATTGTTGATCACCTAACACGAAGTTTCAAATTTGGGTGCTTCCGTGCGAGTTAAGAGTTAGAGGTATTTCCTTCGCAGAATTTGACTCCACAATGCGTCCGGGTTGACACAGTTTTCAAATCAGCTTGGTTCCAAACGCAGGAGTTAGCAATATATATGACTTTAGCTACCCAgaacatcaaaattcaagtttagaATTCACTCACATTCGATGTAACATATTCGTTGATTCAAGTATTgcagcaataaaaattaagaaaaccTGATTTGATTATTCATAATTTTCATTACAACGATAGGCTCAAAGAATACAAAATCAGTAATGACAAACACATTTCTTAAAATTGTATGCTCTTATAGGACATATGCATGATTTTACTTTACAAATGTATGTAATCACAATTTTCATACTCTCATTTCATAGTTGCCTGCTCTCCTACAACTGTATGTAGTTAAAGAATTGCCCATTGATTATAAGGCTAACAACTATATGTTCCTATTAAATGGAGGTATGTTATCATTCCATACTTGTATACAGTCATTCAACACCTGTAATTTTTCTTTCCATAATTACATGTGGTCACACAATTTCTTATTGAGAAAAAAGTAAGGAATGTACATAATTACAGTTTGATGTTAGAGTTGTATCACTCGTTGAACCATTGCACACTTCCACTCTACAGTTATAAGCAGTCATTCAAAAGTTTTATGCTTTTGACGAAAAGTTGAATGCAATCATACATTGCTCCTTGTACAGATGTGAGATTTTTCGTTTGGTTTTTGAAAAATTAAACATCGGGGATACGTCTTGACCGTACCCAGTTGAGGGACCTCTCAGACATTCCCAGTTGTCCTGGCAATGGACAGACATCTCTGGGGAGGTGAAGTTCCTATGGATGCCATCTTAGGAACATATCTGTGAATTTTTCATTTAAGCTTTGATTTTTAGGTTTAATATGTTGTTTAGTGTGTGGAGTTTAAAGCTGACTCGAATTTCTTGAGTCTGGATATGCGAATTGATTGGAGTTATGGATGCAGTCAAGAGACATGTTCTTCTGTAACCCTCAATAAAGGTCATCGATCCTCTGTACGGAAGAAGAGATTTTCATTTATCACTTCTTTTGTTACAGGCATAGCTGTATTTCTGTAGATTACAGTCCTCTGCATATCATAAGAGGGCTCTTCAAGGCCATCACATGTCTTTACCTGCTTGGTAAATTTCTCATCGACTAATGAGATCTTGTTGCTATAACCTCTTGTGAATTTTTTGCAGAAAAGCTTATAATCCAAATAGCAATTGCTATATTATTTAGTCCTTTTAAGGAGAATTTTTGATATCTTAAGTTGTTTTAGGTATCTAAGTAAACCCTGTAGATTTCACTTCCGAATTCTAATTTATCTCCGAACCAATTAATTTCAATCTATATAGGGTTCACatatttttgaaaattcttgtttgcAGTCTGAACATATCAGATTTACTTTAATAAAACCTAAGAAAATTACAGTGATTTGGTTCTAGGAAGAGTCGGAAGAAGACTGAATGCAGTTTCCCTTCGTAGTTTTAGAATGTAATGATTACAATAATAAGATTCCTGTATCAACACAAATAGAGACAGTTGGAATGCCAATTTCTGAAAGGtgaaaggaaattttgaaaaaagtttgtCAGAACAGGTTTTATAGCGCAGGATACTATCCAGTCACTCAGTGTGACTGTGGAAACAATTTTGTAATGAGGGAGAAAAAACAAAAATTATCTGCAGTTGAATGGTGATGAATGCTGACAGTATGGGAAGAACTCATCTTACTAGGCCTGAATGTTCAATACCATTTAGAATATTTccttgaaattttgatttgaaatctTGCCATTGGAGAAATATAAAAGATTTCGATTCTTTTTAAATTGAATTACAATTAAGATATGGATCTATGCTTTAGAATTACGCATGGCATTTTGTTCTGTATAACAGTACAATGGAAGGTATTCAGATCTTTGTATTAATACTGGTTAGTGTATGACTAGAATTCAATTATCTGTGTTTGTCGGTTTCATGGGTATTGGTTTATCTTGGCGCTTAATGCAAAATGATTGAATCGAGTCGATCTGCCTTACAACAAAATCTGATGTTTCGGTTCTACAATATGACAAAGGTCACGCTTTGTATTCCATTATCTGAGAAGAGATCAAAAGTATAGGGATAATTGCATACAGATTATAGATTTGAAATAGAACAATTACTGCATAAAATTATTTTTTGACAGCTTAGATTTTTGTATAAAATTGTTCAACATTCAATTTTTGGCTGTAAAATTTATATTTCTGCTTTGACACTATAGTTTTCAGCAATAGTTTCAAAGAATATATACAGCCGTGAAACTGCTAAATATGCATATTCAAAATGTTTTAATGGTTCGTAGCTTGGGTCTAAACCTTTCAAATTCAATATTCTACGCTTGTGCAGAGTAAAATAAAATCTTTAGGGAAAACGATAACCATATGTTGTGACAACAACTTGTCTCTGCGCATTATATTTTACTTGGATTTCCCATCCAGCAGCCTTCTACACATGAATCTTGAATATGAGCTTTCATTGACCATCTAGTGGAAAAGACAGTGGGTTGCAACAGGTGAACCTATGACAAGAAAGGGGATCTGATTATTGTTTCATCATAGTGGGTTGGttatgcttaaaactgatttgagATTATTTACTGGGCGGGGATGGAGGAGGACATAGTAAGGGAATTGAGGTGGACGTCAATGATGTTGCCAATGAGATGCTGGTAGGGAAGTGCAAGTAGAGATGATGGACCTGAGTTCCTCCATGATGAAGACGAATGTTCTAACCCTCGTCAAAACCAGGAGAGCGAATGTGAAACAAACTTTGGTAAGAGTAGAAATGTCTCATAACATCCATGCTACATTTGTGGACCTATTTTGCAATTACCTTGAATTTTTTATACCTATTTACAGATGCTGAGagaatataaaagaattaaaaactGTGTTCAAAAAGTTAATCAGGGGTCATTGCTCGTTGTCTCGATTCTTGAGTAGTCCCTTTTGAACTGTGGTTATTGTATTATTTTATAATAACTTATATATCAATGGCTGAGGGAGTTTGCCAAACCACTGAATCGACTTAAAGTCTTAAAATaaggaaaagaagaaaatccaaaaaacatagCTAAAAGGGCTGACCAAAGCGTAATACCTAGCTTTCACCCTAACGAACAGAGTAGACAAGAAGGTAGAAATAAGAGTGATTTTTGGATAGCTTGAATGTTTAAACTAATGAAGTGAAAAGAATGGTTGTTGTGGACTTCTCTCCTTCACAGATCTCTTATGAAGCAGATCTTGGAGTTTTCTTTCTCATCTAGGGTCACTTGTATGCTGAAGCAAGATCTGAATAAGAACATCGCAGGTTAGTCTAGACATTTTTGTTAAGTAGCTCTTTATGTTCAGATTCATctcatgaaagaaaaagaacaccaTATCTGATCCTCACAACATTCCAAACCTGAAACAGATACACAGGAATCTGTGGAAAAAACCTGTTCTCATACCTTACTGGACATCTAAAGGTAACATGATCCTCTATTTCTAGAAAAGGCTTGAAGTGGATGAAGGCAAAGTCTTGATCCAAAAAGGAATGATTAATACAGCTCTGACATGAATATGGAACCAAGATGGAACGTGATTTTCTATTTCTGGAGCAGGCTTAAAGTGGACCTACCTAAATCGTAGTTCAGAAAGGAAAGACTAATATAGCTTTGAAATGAATATGAAACCATTTCCCATCTTGAGATATGTATTAAATCAAAGGTAAGTGTTGAACCAATGTTTGAGGTTTAGGAATAAGGATagaaaaggatttgttgaagaaactCTCAAATAGGCTTCTTTATATCTCATCTAAATGCCTCTATTATTAAGCTTATTCAACAAAGTAGTATAGTTAATATAGATGGAGACTTATCAATACCCATTCCCAAGGTTTGAAAAGACGAGCAACGTAGGTGTACCAGCCAATTTTGATTGGTTAATCTCATAAAAGACAATAGCCCAAATTTCATGGGCAATACGGGAAAAGCGCTGTAACTTCTGTCACTCATGCTTCATGGAATCGCTCTACAGGTAAGATTTTGGTCATTTCTTCAATGTATCATGGTGCAGCAACTGTTCAGATCCCTTCTTAATCCTCTTCAATGGAGGCGCTATCTACTTCTCCTACTAGCACTAGTACTATGGATACCGTCGGGCCTTAAGTCCCTAGACCAACGTCTTCCTCTCTTGCCCTCCTGAGCCATTGGTGTCTCTCTTACAAACCTTGTTTTCTCTTCTTTGCTCTCAAATCCTCCAGATTTGTTATTTTTGCGACCAACGGGGATACTTTTACTACTAAATCAGGGAATCATTCAGCTCTAGACTCATACCTGGAGGCCCTAAAAATCAAGGTGGTTGATAGCTTTGTGCTGAAGGATGGTGACCTATTGGGATAGGGGCAATGGAGCAATGACAGCTGCTACTTTCTGGAATGCCGATTTTCCACTGCAAGGTCAAAATAAAGATACCAGATCTGTTTTTTGAAATGTGGGATCAATCACTAAAAAGATTGTGACCTTCCCTATTGTTGAATTCAATAAATTGAAAGGGGTGGTTAGAAATGAAAGAAATTATAATGGAACTTGCCCTGATTGGCAAGTATATGGCTTCTGGCTCTCCATGAATAGTCTACTAAAAATTGGATTCCACTGATCCAGGAGCATGTTAACCTGCTTCCATGTGTCTAGGGTTTCTTTGTTATTTTGTATCATTCTCGGAAAGACAATGACAAGATTCTAACATCTAGTATATGGTTTTGGGATGATTTTTCGTCCAATCCAGTCTAGATGCATTTACCctacttacatcttcaatattggTGTGAGGTTGGCCTATGAGTGATTGGAGAttctctttgaattttttttaaccAGCACTTCTAATTATCTATGCTGTACCTATGCGCAAATTTGTGTTGAATTGGATATGGAACTATTTGAAATAAGGGTGGCAACAAATTCTGAATTATGTTAATATTCCTTTTAGGTGTTGCTGGTGTTTTGTAAGTGGACATCCTGACTCCAGTTAAAGAAGATTTCTTCACTTCAGCATATTGCAAAAGAAAACCCTTTTCTAAACCCTCTCGGTGGCAAGGGGTTAAGAGCCAACATACCTTGCTTCTAACACCGAAGTGTGTGAAGTTATCACATGCTTCCAGCAACAAACCTATAAAGGCAAACAAATCAGGAATTTGGTCTAAAGAATGATTTATCTTTGAATAAAATGAAAGCCCTCCTCGTTTCATAGAAGACTCAACCCCCAATGTTGTCCCTCTAGATATACCTTGGGGAATCAAACGACCTCACTCTTCGTCTGGGTGGAATCCCCTCAAGGCTCTCCTATAGATGGTGACCTTTCCCAATGACAAAGGTTTGGTCGTTTGGTTTCTTCTTAATAGGAACAAAGCTTCCTCTAAGATTGAAAAATAAAGGCAAAATGACCTTATGGTCTCACATTAAGAAATGCAAACTATTATGATTTGCTGGGGGTATATGTCTGATCCAGCTAGTTAGTGGCCTTCAAATTTGTAGTGGTCTGTACTGGGATGGAAATTGTCAAATCTGGCTGGATTTGGCTTCAGCCTGGGCTTGTATAAGCTGTGTCTGTTATGTACATCGGTTTCATACAGAGCTCTACATTATACATCTctgtatttttattaattttatataaaataagGAAGTGGGCACTACTCCACAATTCaccaatttttaaattcaaaataaatgCACGCGTAACAAATTTGATTAGTATCATTACATGAGAAGCATATATCTCGGCATGAATGCTCATGGAAGCATCGTTAAGAACCGACCTCAGTGCAACCCAATCCCCAAAACTCAAAACCCTAAACATTAAGTAGTAGTAGTATGGAAGAACAACCGTTTGATATGACAAGTTAGATTATAGATTCAAGCACTACTAAACATTGAACCAAAATTAGCAAACGCCGAAGTGTTACTATTGCAAATATCTCCTAGTTGCATCAGGGTTTTATGCCCAAAATCCTTAAATGAGGAACTCTAAATAGACAAAGCTGCCACAAGACTGGAGTCAACCAATGTAATCACTTGTTTTCATTTCATGGGGCAGCAATTCCAGCTTTTGGGAAGAGAATTCATTCCATTCATTCAGACTAACTTATCATTACACGACATGTTCACGATTTCCTTATAATCAAGAAACACATGTTCAAAAATTCATATTTTCCATATAGCAAAATAATATTACTGCAATCCATTCCCTAAGAAATCAATAATCTTAAGATAACTGCAAGCCATGGGATCAACTTTTATGACCATTAATtcccaaacaaatcaaacttgctGAAAATTTCCAAATATAACAAAAATGATTGAGATTTCTATGTATAGCAAAAATTTGTATTTCCCATATAGCTAAATAACATTACTGGAATCCATTCCCTGAGAAATCAATAATCTTAAGACAACTGCAAGCCATAGGGTCAATTTTTGTGATCACTGATTCCAAAACAAATCAAACATACTGAAAAAATCCACATATACCCAAAATGGTTgagatttatttaaaatttgagaaaaacaAAGCAGTTACCGAGCAAACAGCAATAAAGATATTAAGCAAACCATAATGCTATAATATAAATATGAAAAAGTTTTACAAGCAccattattattataaaatacGGAACTGTTCCTGGTCCTCCTAGTACACACCCAATCCTATAATTATATCATATGTATCTcgatatacataatatatatatagagGGATGAAACTCACATGCCTCTATTAAGCATGCTCTCATACCTTTTCATGGATATGAGCCTCTCCATCTCTAGCTTGGATTTCTGTTTATCAATGAAATCCTCTGCATACTTGTCCACCTCATTGTCTTCATTCTTTTTCTCTGCATGGTGATCATCTTCCATATCAGCAAAGGTTGCAGTCTTCTTCTTTCGCTGCACTGGATCATTGGGGCTGTTTGAATCAGCATCATCATGGGAAGAGGCACGCCCTGTTCTGCCTCCTTTAATATTAGAGGACTTCTCAGTGCGCACATGGGCAGAATTGTTCTTATGGGTGGATTCCTCTTCACCACTCTTAGACATCCACCCACCAAACAGCCATGAACGAGTCTTGCCCCGCTGTGATTGTTCAGAATACTGTTCAGAACTTTCACTGTACTTCCCTCGTGCTGCCATTACTGCTAACACCCACAACACAATCTAACTTCAAGTGTTAGCTAGAAAAATAAAACTCGATGATTTGCTTCACATAATGCCCACTATATATAGTGTCTATACGTCCATTGAACTTAGCTTGTAATCTACGCACATGGTAGTAGCCAATGGAACAGAACAGTAAATATGTACTGTTACAGTGACTGTAATATTCCCATGGTGTCAAAAAGATAGGTTGATATTCTTACACATCCTTTGGATGACGGTAGCGGTACACATCATATTCGCCCACCTGTAGTGGGCTATTGCTTTTAGAGTTCTTTAAAATATGCCTTTATTGCGATTTAAGCATCTGCATAACCATTCAAGTATGGCCATAAAAATCTCCACTAAGGTAAGGAAAGATGCTTACCAGGGGATAACTTTAAGATAATCTCAAAACTCAGGAAACCCATGAGAATAATATCTCCATAAAGGTGAGGAAAGATGCTTATCAGAGGACAACTTCAAGATAATCTTGAAAGTCTGGAACCCATGTCATTTCTCATACGTGTATGCTTTGGTAGGATTTTTCTTAATATGTTTACAAATAGAGCATAGGattcaatttttattatttattttagttttaattttattatatttattttaatgtaattattagttaataatttttattgtatttttatattttcatttgttATTTTGATAGCACATCTGTCTATTTTAAATTGGCTATTGGTTTGTCTTCATTGTGATTTGAGTATTTATGTTATCATTCAAACGTAGATATTAAAGTTCAATCAAGACAAAGAAAGATTCTCTAAAGAATAGCTTTTAGATATTTGTAATCCTATAATGTGGATACTCATGCTATTTCTTATTGACTTGTGTGCCCACCTTAATAGAAATGTTGTCATACAATAATATATCTATAAGTAGCATATCTTGTGTTAAGGCCCAATCTCTATCTACCTTTAAGTTGTTTCCATTGTACTTATTCTCATGCATTTGGTAGCCACTCAACTTTATTTTATCCTTATTGTACCACTTATTTCCATACGCTCACTTTCTGCATCGACATCATAATCACCCACCTATATTTAGTTATTGCTTTTACTACTTTTTAAAATATGGCTTCATTGTGATTTGAGTATTCATTCTATCATTCAATTGTACATATTAAATCTCAATCAAGGTAAGGAAAGATCATTTTCAAGGAATAATCTTTAGATATTTAAAATTCCAAAATTAGAATACCCATGTCATTTCCCATTAGCTTGTATGCCCACCTAAATGAAAATGTTTGAATGGAATAATATATTTACAAGTGGCAAATTCTTGTGTTAAGTTGGTTCATGGCCCAATTCGTATCTATCTTTGTTTTACTTTCACTGTAATTATTCGCATGCATTTGCTAACTATTCATCTTTATTTTATTCCTAATATCACTTATTTCCATATGTCCACTTTCTATCTTGAAATCAACACCTTTTTTTCGTAGATCATTTCTACATAGCTTAGGATTGATCTCATATGATTGATGCTTTGTGTATGAAAATATGGTGTTTTGTGATAAATTATGTTTGTATGCTTAATATGGGAAAGGAGTAGAACTATGATAAGGGTAGTGTAATAGAATCATGTGTTTAAGTCTTATTATGCTAGGAATGATATTTCTCTCTCCTTAAACAATAAATTGAAGTGTTGTCTATAAAGAATCATGCCTTGATATCCATTTGATGTAGATAGTTAGGCTTGTGTAATGCAATCTTGCTCTGC includes:
- the LOC131077612 gene encoding uncharacterized protein LOC131077612, encoding MAARGKYSESSEQYSEQSQRGKTRSWLFGGWMSKSGEEESTHKNNSAHVRTEKSSNIKGGRTGRASSHDDADSNSPNDPVQRKKKTATFADMEDDHHAEKKNEDNEVDKYAEDFIDKQKSKLEMERLISMKRYESMLNRGM